The genomic region CCTGTTGGAAGAATAGTTTCGAATGACTTTCAAATGCACCgtcgttattttttattttgataataGTTGGTACGCAGCAACAAGCTATTatcgaaataataaattaattaggTTGAACCATATACAACTATGTACATCTACATAAAATTGAATTACTAATCTAAGTTTTCTAGCTAGTAGAAAATTTACcagaaaaaatgtatgtaagaGAGTAGTAttgcaaacatattttagatGTTAAGTACCTTCACAATTTTTCTAGTCCTATTTCCAATGCTTAAAATTAAACGctcattaaaaacgaaacggaactTGCACATGTGGTTGAATCGGAAAGTACGTTGTAAGATTTGTCACATTCTAGAAAACTGTACAAACGTGACATAATTTAAGGTTGGTCTATACAATATAGAGAATAAAACgatatttttcgtttccagcatctttgcAAAGATATTTTCGTTGTAAAGTTTCTCTTAAATTTTCTGCAACGCATGTTTCTTTAAAAATTCTGTACACAATTAGAAAAGTTTAGAAAAACTGTAGCGCAGCAAGGCATGATGCGGGAACTCGCCGTTTTGAGCAGGTTCACCACCAGCGATAAGTTGTACGACTTTCTTACAACGGTGCTACGTTACGTCAATTGGTGGAGTGGAAGAATGCAATGCAGTCAATTTCTGGTACTCTTTGCACTCTAAAAGTAAAGAAATCCATCTTACCAAAATTCACTGAtatataaaaatttaaaaagcacACTTTCTTTCCCCTGCTATCCTTTCACCTGAAAACGAGACAATATAATGAGGTTTTTaagtgattttttatttgaatattacGCATCGAAACAATGTACCGAAAAAAGTAAGTCATTTTCAACATTCCTTACCATCGACAATGATTGCAAAGCTACTAAAATTTAATAGCACAATCAAACCCTTCCACATCTTGTGGTATTATCAGCAACCTTGTACACGCCGTAATCAAGAGTTGGTTTTAGAACCAAAGCAAATTTATTCGAGTCTGAATGTGCTGCCATACGATCCTCACTTGTTGATCGCTCGCTATATACTGAATGCGACATCAGTTtgccaatctttttttttaaagattgtCGAGCGAGATGTATTTGTGGGTTTTTCTTCGGTTCAGTATACCTACACGTATGCGTTGAACTCCTATGAACAATGGAAAAACCATTTGATAACATTCATGAATTTGAATCTCTTAAGGGTTTTATTAGCAAGtacattttttatcaattatgGTGAGGTTACAGCCTTCTATAGAATGCGAAGCaattgttataaaaatgttCTAATGTGGATGCTTTTAACTACAATTTGTTCAACATTGCactattttttcttatttctgaAGTTATATTGTAAAGTCCTGGGATTAAAAGGATGAACAAGAACAAAAGAAGCAGtcgaacattttctttgaaaGCTGTTCACATGAAACCATTGAGTTTCaaaccacaatgaaatggaaagtatTTGCTTCTTTTGGCAAACTGTAACAGTAAAAGGTTAAATTATTGACAGTTAATTGTTTAGTTAACGGTAGTAAACTATACATAAACATACAATTGGTAAATTTCCTGatattttttctattaaacTTGAGTTCGAAACTATGCAAAGTCAGAAAACAATGTTATATATTCTTTTAAGAAATTAACTCTTCTAATAGTATCGAATTAGAGTCGAGTTTTATAATTAACACCGTAATTTACGATTGTGAACTTGAGCAATAGGTTATCTTCAACCTTcactaaaaaaaatggttccaaGTTCGTTTCACCAGTTGCACCGATTGATTTCAAATAAGAAGTATCCCCTGGGGTTTTACCATTTGTCCAAAAAGAGTTTAGTTTAATTAACGTATTACCAAAACGAGCTTCAAATAAACGATGCACCGATATAGGCTTATGAGCCGCTTTTATATTACTTGGGAGTAATTTATTTCCATCTAcgaattaaaattcatttcgtttgaaatttCTGTTTCGGAACTGCTTCATAAGTATCAGTTGAATTCGCATTGGGTCCCCAAACGTTGTCTTCAATCCAATCGAGGTAATGTGAAACCTTGGTGTAAACTGCTCTCGACTTCCCAATCCCACATCCTTTCAGTCCGGTGGAAATGATACCAACAACGTGAAATATGCAGGTTCTTGGATTCGGGAACTGCAGAGGACCGCCAGAGTCTCCCTCGCAAGTGTCACGTTTGCTATAGTTGCTACCGACGCACAATAGACCATTGGTTATGCCACGATCGAAACGGTCAAATATGTCCAATCTTTTAGCGCAATCTTCTTTTGGAAACTTTTGCAACGCAACCTTCATCATTTTTGCGGAGCGATCCCCATACATGCCAGTGTAACCAAATCCGAGGGCAACGAACACGGCATTGTTGCGGATCTCCGAGTCCCAAAGACATGCTGGACGAATGGATGGAGTAAAATACACCCGGTGTTCCAGCTTCACTAGTGCAATATCGTGGTAGACTTTTCCAAACTTGTGCTCAGGATGCCTCAAGTACCCTTCAATAGGAATATCGTTGACATGTTCCGTCTTGATCTTTATGTGGTACTCCTCAAGACGAGCAACTGATGGGTATTCCGTAGCGAAGCAATGAGCAGCGGTCAGCACGTGTCGATCACTGATAAGCGTTccgccacaaaaaaaatcatattcgTGTTCTAAATCGGTCTTGAGGTAGCCCAGCAAGGCATGATGCGGGAACTCGCCATATCGTGCTTGTTCACCTCCCGAAACCACCCGTCGCAGTCTTGGTTTACTGCAGTCCTGCTGGTACTGATTGcacacttgaaaaaaaaatccaagttCAAAATCATACTTAATTTTCTgctacaaaacaaacgatactTACTTTCCACTGCAAGTCTTTGACCTGAAAACGGAACAATCAAACGAATTTTAAAATCTTTCTATTAACCAATTATGTGCTGGAAATAGGCCCTCGTAAATAGGTTCAGTCTTTACATCGATCCTTACCATCGACATTGCTCGCAAAGCTGCTAACGCTTAATAGCACAATCAGCCTCTTCCACATCGTGCGTTATTTTCATCAACCCTGTAAGCGATCCTCACTGCTTGATCGTCTTGTTTGCACTGATAGTAGCATCAGTTTgcatcttttttatattttccaagtAAGACTCAATTTTAGGCTTCTCTTAAACTGATATGATGAGGTGTAGAATATTTCGTTGACCTTTATTACGATTTTTTACAGATTTAAATTCACAGAAATCTGTTCAGATACAAATGTCACATGTTCACAAAACACAATTATCTCATGTTGTAAAGATGTAACTTTATTATCATGGTCTTCTATAATACCTATTGTGCAgtgcaaaaaaatgttaaattccgaaaacaaaccacaaaaaTATAGCCTTACAGATACTAATTAGAACTCATGCTTGGCATGATATGCATTTGATGTGGAGTAACcccaaaaaacccaaaaacgcCCTTCCACTTATCGTATTTTTGGCAACCATGTAATCACCAAAGTCGAGAATGTTTGTGTTTAAGA from Anopheles coustani chromosome 3, idAnoCousDA_361_x.2, whole genome shotgun sequence harbors:
- the LOC131265600 gene encoding serine protease snake-like gives rise to the protein MWKRLIVLLSVSSFASNVDGQRLAVEMCNQYQQDCSKPRLRRVVSGGEQARYGEFPHHALLGYLKTDLEHEYDFFCGGTLISDRHVLTAAHCFATEYPSVARLEEYHIKIKTEHVNDIPIEGYLRHPEHKFGKVYHDIALVKLEHRVYFTPSIRPACLWDSEIRNNAVFVALGFGYTGMYGDRSAKMMKVALQKFPKEDCAKRLDIFDRFDRGITNGLLCVGSNYSKRDTCEGDSGGPLQFPNPRTCIFHVVGIISTGLKGCGIGKSRAVYTKVSHYLDWIEDNVWGPNANSTDTYEAVPKQKFQTK